In one Dreissena polymorpha isolate Duluth1 chromosome 7, UMN_Dpol_1.0, whole genome shotgun sequence genomic region, the following are encoded:
- the LOC127837015 gene encoding putative nuclease HARBI1, whose amino-acid sequence MLNSYAEKYFNLLVSAIFQGLITSINAAWPGAAHDAHVFRSSAIGTYLDRHHGSLENGVLLGDSGYPCRTFLLTPYLNAANAVQERYNDSHSKTRCCIERLFGVWKRRFHILHAEIRLKPEKCSKVILACAVLHNLAKLWGEPEVLPEDELRYVETPAYIGHLDGRVIRDHIANNYFAR is encoded by the exons atgttaaacagctacgccgaaaaatattttaatttgttggtTTCTGCTATATTTCAAGGTCTTATCACCAGCATCAATGCAGCGTGGCCGGGAGCTGCACACGATGCCCATGTCTTCAGAAGTTCAGCGATAGGAACATACTTAGATCGACATCACGGAA GTTTGGAAAATGGTGTTCTTCTTGGGGACAGTGGGTACCCGTGTCGCACGTTCCTGCTGACACCGTACCTAAACGCTGCTAACGCTGTGCAAGAACGGTACAATGACAGTCACAGCAAGACACGATGCTGCATTGAGCGCCTCTTTGGTGTTTGGAAGAGACGCTTTCACATCCTTCACGCTGAG ATAAGACTGAAACCAGAGAAATGTAGCAAGGTGATTTTAGCGTGTGCTGTACTTCACAATCTTGCCAAACTATGGGGTGAGCCGGAAGTACTTCCTGAAGACGAACTGCGTTACGTGGAAACCCCGGCATACATCGGACACCTGGATGGTCGTGTCATACGAGACCATATCGCCAACAACTATTTTGCACGCTGA